A stretch of Novosphingobium pentaromativorans US6-1 DNA encodes these proteins:
- a CDS encoding 5'/3'-nucleotidase SurE, which yields MWRAFVASLALTVFAQGSMAQARNIVITNDDGLSNNVVALYKALKAEGHDVVVSVPCTNQSGMGTALKIGRPVVPLEAACRADAAQPGDPGTGAMTRQDLVAGDFFYVDGTPTMAMLYGVDVVAAKRWGKAPDLVLSGPNEGQNVGAIILSSGTVSAAQGAAVRGIPAIALSAGGRTVDDKAFSNPDSARVAQLSAELVGRLDKLAGEASLLPSGMALNVNFPDKLEGAKWRSARIGTYNAYELRFVDDMAASSSPEMVAMAKEHGMEIPHLPGLSAQRDTGTPTAMQADDESVVYKTAISVSPMQAGYEPVAFEGWGRWLVGALNSDE from the coding sequence CAAGGAAGCATGGCGCAGGCGCGCAACATCGTCATCACTAACGATGATGGCCTTTCGAACAATGTCGTGGCGCTTTACAAGGCCCTGAAGGCGGAAGGGCACGATGTTGTGGTGTCGGTGCCATGCACCAACCAGAGCGGTATGGGCACCGCGCTCAAGATCGGCAGGCCGGTCGTGCCATTGGAGGCAGCCTGCCGCGCCGATGCCGCGCAGCCGGGAGACCCCGGAACGGGCGCAATGACGCGCCAAGACCTTGTCGCAGGCGACTTTTTCTATGTAGACGGCACGCCCACCATGGCGATGCTCTATGGTGTCGATGTCGTGGCGGCGAAGCGGTGGGGCAAGGCGCCGGATCTCGTCCTGTCCGGCCCCAACGAGGGGCAGAATGTCGGCGCGATCATTCTGAGTTCGGGCACGGTAAGCGCCGCCCAGGGCGCAGCGGTGCGGGGCATTCCGGCGATCGCGCTCAGCGCCGGTGGGCGTACGGTCGACGACAAGGCCTTCAGCAACCCGGATTCGGCCCGTGTGGCGCAGCTTTCTGCCGAGTTGGTCGGTCGGCTCGACAAGCTGGCGGGAGAGGCTTCGCTCTTGCCCAGCGGCATGGCGCTCAATGTCAACTTTCCGGACAAGCTGGAAGGTGCGAAATGGCGAAGTGCCCGCATCGGAACGTACAATGCCTATGAACTGCGCTTTGTCGACGACATGGCGGCATCGAGTTCACCCGAAATGGTTGCCATGGCCAAGGAGCACGGCATGGAAATCCCGCACCTGCCCGGGCTTTCTGCGCAAAGGGATACCGGAACGCCGACCGCGATGCAGGCTGACGACGAGTCCGTTGTCTACAAGACCGCAATCTCGGTCAGCCCGATGCAAGCCGGATACGAACCTGTTGCGTTTGAGGGCTGGGGGCGCTGGCTGGTGGGGGCGCTTAACTCGGACGAATAG